From the Sporichthyaceae bacterium genome, the window GCACGTCAGACCCCTGCTGTGCGGCTCCTCCCTTTCTCGCGGTCGATCCCTTCGGGATGGTCGTGCCAGATCGGTTCCACCGTGCCGGCACGGGCCGCCTGGCGCGCCCGGTCGAGCCGGTTGGCCACGGTGCTGTCCCCGCCGATCATCGGCCGAGCGTAGTGGCGGGTGGTGATGCCGGACCGGGCGCAGCCCGTCATTTCGGCGCCGTCAACACCGCGCCGCGACTGCGGCAGCCGTTGGCCAGAAAACGGTCCGAACCGCAGCCTGCTCGAGAGCGGTATGGCTAGTACCGAACAGTGTCCGGACGTTCCCGCGGGAACGTTTCCTGCCGATCGCGTGGCGCGTGGCAGCCTGCGGCCACGGCAAGAGCGGCACGGCGATGCGTCCGGTTCTCAGTCCAGAATGGTGGCACCTTCTTCCTCGTCGAGGTGGTGGCGCGGGTGGCGGACGCGAGTTTCGAGGAGCTCCAGGCTTCGTTGGGAACGGCGCTGGCGGCCAATGGGCCTGGCTCCGGGGTCGAGCACGTGCTGGTGGTCCTGCCCTCCTACAGCGTCGGCGACTCGTTGTTGGCGCACTACGCCGAACACATCGCCGCGCTGGAGCACCGGTACCTGCTCGCGGCGTTGGTGCTCGGCCGCATCGAGTCGTGCCACCTGGTGTTCGTCACGTGCGCGCCGCCGGAGCCGGATGTGCTGCGCTACTACGCGTCTCTGCTGCTGCCTGAGCAACGGGGCACGGCGTGGAACAGGCTCCGCGTGCTCGCCGTGCCGGACGACACCGCACGTCCGGTCGCCGCCAAGTTGCTGGATCGCCCGGACCTGATCGAGCAGTTGCGCACGAGCGTCGGCGGTCTTCCGGTGTTCATCGAGCCGTGGAACGTCACCGACGCCGAGGTCGAGGTGGCCCTGGCGTTGGGTGCCCCGATCTACGGCACGGCGCCAAGCCTGCGGCGCCTGGGCTTCAAGAGCGCGGGCCGGCGCCTGTTCCGCAAGGTCGGTGTGCCGACCCCGCTCGGTGTCGAGGGTGTGCGCAGCATCGACGATGTGCTCGCCGCAATGGAGGTCATCCGCTCGGGACGACCCGGCCTTCAGTCGGTGGTGATCAAACACGACGACAGCGGCGCGGGAGACGGCAACGTGATCGTCGATCTGACTGCCCCTATGTTGCCGGACGAGCAACTGCGCGACCGGCTCACGGCGTTGCCCAGTTGGTATCTCGCGGATCTTGCGCGCGGCGGCGGCATTGTCGAAGAGCTGATTGTCGGCGACGCGTTCGCCAGCCCCAGCGCGCAGGTGGACATCGAGCCCTCGGGACACGTTGTCGTGCTCGCCACCCACGAGCAGGTGCTTGGCGGGGACAATGGCCAGGTCTACAAGGGCTGCAGATTCCCGGCCGACGACGCGTATGCCGCGCAGATCGCCGCGCACGCCCGCGCGGCCGCCGAGGAGCTCGCCGCCTGCGGCGTCGTCGGGCGGGTCGGCGTGGACTTCGTCGCGGCGCGCGACGCGGCCGGCCACTGGACGGTGCTGGCGCTGGAGATCAACCTGCGCAAGGGCGGCACCACCCACCCCTACTGCGCGCTGCGCAGCCTGGTGCCCGGCCGCTACGACGCGCCGGCGGGGCGCTGGGTCGCCGCCGACGGCAGCAACCGTGCCTACTGCTCGACGGACAACCTGATGGACCCGGCCTGGCGCAACCGCCCGGCCGCCGGTGTCATCGCCGCCGTCGCGGCGGCAGGCCTGGAATTCGATCACGACCGCGGCACGGGCATCGTGCTGCACATGCTGTCCGGCCTTGCCGTGGACGGCCGGTTCGGGATGACCGCCATCGGCCGCTCGCCCGAGCAGGCAGCACAGCTCTACGTGAAAGCCGTGCACGCGGTGGGCGGCTGAACCACCCAAGAAACGACCGCGGCGCCCCCGCTGACCTGCGAAGACGCCGCTTTAGATGCTCCCGCGACAGGACTTGAACCTGTAACCTGCCGGTTAACAGCCGGACGCTCTGCCGAATTGAGCTACGCGGGACCGTCACCAGGGCTGACGCCCCCGGACCGACGCACACAGTAGCGCACGAGCCGGTCCCGACCCGCGGAAATCCCGCCGGTTGACACGCGACAACAATCACGCGCGACACACCGCGGACGCGTGTTCGCCCCGCGCTCGGGTACGAGTTAGTCAAGCAACTCGACCCGAGGAGTACGGATGCGTCGCTACATCTTTCTGACCGGCGTCGCGACCGGCTACGTGCTCGGTGCACGCGGCGGCCGCGCCCACTACGAGAAGATCAAGTCGATGGCCTGCAAGATGCGCGACAGCCAGGCCGCCCACACGGCGATGGACACCGCCGGCGCCACTGGTGGCAAGCTGCTGAACACCGCCAAGGACAAGGCGCCGGACTGGATGCCGGGCAGTCACTCCGATGACGTTCACGAGATGTACCACAACGGTCGTGAGTCCTCACCGATGCGGCCCTGACCGCCCCGGCGGCCGTTAGGCCAGGTATTCGCGCAGTTCCGCGGCCGCGGGCCGGTGGCGCAGTTTGGCCAGCGTGTTGGCCTCGATCTGCCGCACCCGCTCGCGGGTGACGCCGAAGATCTGGCCGACCTCCTCCAGCGTGTGCGGGTTGCCGTCGTGCAGGCCGTAGCGCATCTTGACCACGCGCTTCTCCCGCTCGCCCAGCGTCTCCAGGATCGACTCCAGGTCCGAGCGAAGCATGGACACCGACGCGGCGTCGGCCGGTGAGGCGGCCTCGCAGTCCTCGATGAGGTCGCCGAGTTCGGAGTCCTCGCTCTCCCCGATCGGGGTGTGCAGCGAGACCGGGTCCTGCGCGTAGCGCAACGCCTCCAGCACCCGCTCGGTGCTCAGGTCCAGCCGCAGACCGATCTCCCCCGGGGTCGGCTCGCGGCCGGTCTCCTGATGCAGCACCCGCTGCAGCCGGATGATCTTGTTGATCATTTCGACCACGTGCACCGGCACCCGGATGGTTCGCGCCTGGTCGGCC encodes:
- a CDS encoding peptide ligase PGM1-related protein, which encodes MAHYAEHIAALEHRYLLAALVLGRIESCHLVFVTCAPPEPDVLRYYASLLLPEQRGTAWNRLRVLAVPDDTARPVAAKLLDRPDLIEQLRTSVGGLPVFIEPWNVTDAEVEVALALGAPIYGTAPSLRRLGFKSAGRRLFRKVGVPTPLGVEGVRSIDDVLAAMEVIRSGRPGLQSVVIKHDDSGAGDGNVIVDLTAPMLPDEQLRDRLTALPSWYLADLARGGGIVEELIVGDAFASPSAQVDIEPSGHVVVLATHEQVLGGDNGQVYKGCRFPADDAYAAQIAAHARAAAEELAACGVVGRVGVDFVAARDAAGHWTVLALEINLRKGGTTHPYCALRSLVPGRYDAPAGRWVAADGSNRAYCSTDNLMDPAWRNRPAAGVIAAVAAAGLEFDHDRGTGIVLHMLSGLAVDGRFGMTAIGRSPEQAAQLYVKAVHAVGG